In Nicotiana tomentosiformis unplaced genomic scaffold, ASM39032v3 Un00363, whole genome shotgun sequence, the following are encoded in one genomic region:
- the LOC138904102 gene encoding uncharacterized protein — MANVVAHALSGKSVSMGSLAYILVGEKPLALDVRALANLFVRLDISEPSHVLACTIARSSLFERIRERQYDDTHLLVLRDIVWHDDAKQVTVGDDRVLRLQGRVCVPNVDGLRELILERAHSSQYSIHQGAVKMYQDLRQHYCWRRMKKDIVAYLVRCLNCQQVKYQH; from the coding sequence atgGCCAACGTGGTGGCCCATGCCTTAAGTGGGAagtcagtgagtatgggcagccttgcgtatatacTAGTCGGTGAGAAGCCTCTTGCATTAGATGTTCGGGCTTTGGCCAATctgttcgtgaggttggatatttctgagcccagtcatgttctagcttgtacaatcgctcggtcttcgttgtttgagcgcatcagggagcggcagtatgatgacactcatttgcttgtccttagggacatagTGTGGCATGatgatgccaagcaggttacggttggagatgatagagttttgaggttgcagggtcgtgtttgtgtacctaatgtggatggacttcgtgagttgattctagaAAGGGCCCACAGTTCCCAGTATTCAATTCATCAGGGCGCCgtcaagatgtatcaggacttgcggcaacattattgttggagaaggatgaagaaggatatagttgcatatttagttcggtgtctaaattgtcagcaagtaaagtaccaGCATTAG